In Geobacillus kaustophilus, a genomic segment contains:
- a CDS encoding dTDP-glucose 4,6-dehydratase has product MRILLTGGAGFIGRAVAKQLLEDGHDIWILDDLSNGREENIAEFRHHPNLKQFIVGDIKDENLLAQLFHENRYELCYHLAASINVQDSIDDPRTTFYNDTIGTFYLLEQCRAHQTKLVFMSTCMVYDRCYEETGITETHPTKPASPYAGAKIAAENMVLSYFHAYQLPVVVIRPFNTYGPYQKTSGEGGVVAIFIRKKLTGEPLQIYGDGTQTRDLLYVDDCARFVVQAGYSNKVNGEILNAGLGRDISINDLAKLIVGDEKRIEHVPHIHPQSEIQKLLCNYEKAKRLLGWEPKVSLEEGIQKTEEWIKTSRLM; this is encoded by the coding sequence ATGAGAATATTATTGACAGGCGGCGCGGGGTTTATCGGTCGCGCGGTGGCCAAACAGTTGCTTGAGGACGGTCACGATATTTGGATTCTCGATGATCTTTCCAACGGGAGAGAAGAAAATATTGCTGAGTTTCGCCATCATCCAAATTTGAAGCAGTTTATCGTCGGTGACATCAAAGACGAGAACTTGCTAGCACAACTTTTTCATGAAAATAGGTATGAGCTTTGTTATCATTTAGCGGCGTCGATTAATGTGCAAGATTCCATTGATGATCCAAGAACGACGTTTTACAACGATACGATTGGAACCTTTTATCTCCTTGAACAATGTCGAGCGCATCAAACAAAACTGGTATTTATGAGCACCTGCATGGTGTATGACCGCTGCTATGAGGAAACAGGCATCACCGAAACTCATCCGACAAAGCCGGCCTCTCCGTATGCAGGGGCGAAGATTGCGGCGGAAAATATGGTGCTGTCTTATTTTCATGCCTATCAACTGCCGGTTGTCGTTATACGGCCGTTTAATACCTATGGTCCTTATCAAAAGACAAGCGGTGAAGGCGGGGTTGTCGCGATCTTTATTCGAAAGAAACTGACCGGCGAACCATTGCAAATTTATGGAGATGGTACACAAACACGGGATCTATTGTATGTCGATGATTGTGCGCGGTTTGTCGTTCAGGCTGGTTATTCAAATAAGGTGAACGGGGAAATCTTGAACGCTGGATTAGGCAGGGATATTTCGATTAATGATTTAGCTAAGCTCATCGTGGGCGATGAAAAGCGGATTGAGCATGTTCCTCATATCCATCCGCAGAGCGAGATTCAAAAGTTGTTATGCAATTATGAAAAAGCAAAACGGCTGTTAGGCTGGGAGCCGAAAGTGTCTCTTGAAGAGGGGATTCAAAAGACGGAAGAATGGATCAAAACGAGCCGCCTGATGTAG
- a CDS encoding cytidylyltransferase domain-containing protein produces MKTLIIIQARMGSSRLPGKVLMPLGETVVLDYVVSRCQQVKQVDEVIVATSVLPQDDAIESWCKQHHVPCFRGSEDDVLARYYECAKPYQPDYVIRVTADCPFVDYELAGQIIDVMKSEPSDIVIVEGNLPRGLVVEMMSFSALKYIYHHGKEPRHREHVTYYAYEFPDEFQRTYIQAPREIQHPQLRITLDTEEDYQLCRAIAEHFKGDRLVRSREVVRFLLDHPNVAQINAHVQQKPVV; encoded by the coding sequence TTGAAAACTTTGATTATCATCCAAGCCCGCATGGGGTCGTCCCGTTTGCCCGGAAAAGTATTAATGCCGCTTGGGGAGACGGTGGTGCTAGATTATGTTGTTTCCAGATGCCAACAAGTGAAGCAGGTAGATGAGGTTATTGTCGCAACTTCTGTACTGCCGCAGGATGATGCGATTGAATCGTGGTGCAAACAGCATCATGTTCCGTGCTTCCGCGGATCGGAGGATGACGTGCTTGCGCGCTATTATGAATGTGCAAAACCTTACCAGCCTGACTATGTGATTCGTGTGACGGCGGATTGCCCGTTTGTTGATTATGAGCTGGCGGGTCAAATTATTGACGTGATGAAGTCTGAACCATCTGATATCGTGATTGTGGAAGGAAATTTGCCTCGGGGCCTAGTGGTTGAAATGATGTCATTCTCAGCTCTCAAATACATATACCATCATGGAAAAGAGCCGCGCCATCGGGAGCATGTGACGTATTATGCGTATGAGTTTCCGGATGAATTTCAGCGCACATATATTCAAGCGCCAAGGGAGATTCAGCATCCTCAGTTGCGCATCACACTCGATACTGAAGAAGATTATCAATTATGCAGGGCAATTGCAGAACATTTCAAAGGAGACCGACTTGTTCGTTCACGCGAGGTCGTTCGTTTTTTGCTTGATCATCCTAATGTAGCACAAATCAACGCCCATGTTCAGCAAAAGCCGGTGGTGTAA
- a CDS encoding ATP-grasp domain-containing protein codes for MICINVLVTSISKKIPMLQAIQQAMLKMDSSMVLIGADMNPNCIGRYFVHEFWEMPSLKDVEIEEFISVCKKKNIRFIIPTRDGELRYFAFHRRLFEEHGISVMVSEPEAIKACLDKLRFYKVLTENGFPAIPTSLSAQELRCNNYVVKERYGAGARSIGINLSREEAVLHAKKLEDPIFQPFIQGIEISVDLYVTRTGDVKGVVARTRDNVVNGESQVTTTIKNEKLERMCGDIAKCLKLYGHAVMQVIMDNKGDFHIIECNSRFGGASTLSIEVGLDSFYWFFLESQGKNLDDYPFIRSKTEKRQIRHPTNLIIDIREEEV; via the coding sequence GTGATATGTATTAATGTATTAGTGACAAGCATTTCGAAGAAAATACCGATGCTGCAAGCTATTCAACAAGCGATGCTGAAAATGGATTCTTCTATGGTTTTGATTGGCGCCGATATGAATCCAAATTGTATCGGTCGATATTTTGTTCATGAATTTTGGGAAATGCCTTCTTTGAAAGATGTGGAAATCGAAGAGTTTATTTCAGTCTGTAAGAAAAAAAATATTCGTTTTATTATACCGACAAGGGATGGCGAACTTCGTTATTTTGCGTTCCATCGTCGATTATTTGAGGAACATGGGATTTCCGTCATGGTTTCTGAGCCAGAAGCTATTAAAGCTTGTCTTGATAAACTTCGCTTTTACAAAGTTTTAACTGAAAATGGTTTTCCTGCTATTCCGACTTCCTTATCGGCTCAAGAATTAAGATGTAATAATTATGTCGTAAAAGAACGTTACGGAGCTGGAGCGAGAAGCATAGGGATTAATTTATCAAGAGAAGAGGCAGTATTGCACGCTAAGAAATTAGAAGACCCTATTTTCCAACCATTTATTCAAGGCATTGAAATCAGTGTTGATCTTTATGTTACCCGTACAGGGGACGTTAAAGGAGTAGTAGCGCGAACAAGGGACAATGTCGTAAACGGGGAATCGCAAGTAACGACAACGATAAAAAATGAAAAGTTAGAACGTATGTGCGGGGATATTGCTAAATGTTTAAAATTATATGGTCATGCTGTAATGCAAGTTATAATGGATAATAAAGGAGATTTTCATATTATAGAGTGCAATAGTCGTTTCGGAGGAGCTTCCACGTTAAGTATAGAAGTCGGTTTAGATAGTTTTTATTGGTTTTTTCTTGAATCACAAGGAAAAAATTTGGATGATTATCCTTTCATTCGTTCAAAAACTGAAAAAAGACAAATAAGGCATCCAACCAATTTGATCATAGATATCAGGGAAGAGGAGGTATAA
- the pseG gene encoding UDP-2,4-diacetamido-2,4,6-trideoxy-beta-L-altropyranose hydrolase: protein MMNILFRVDSSFRIGTGHVMRCLTLARMLKEAGCTVYFAMRMGPGDLCDEVEHEGFPVFRLAYDGPVIQEVDAQRTMDVIRRLLQPIDWCIVDHYELDRRWEENVKAYVGRVMVIDDLANRPHQCDILLDQNYYQQAQQRYHGLVPSGCRLFLGPQYMLLRPEFDEARRYAPIRNGQVRRLLLFFGGSDPTNETEKALHALKELDFRHLDVDVVVGKANLNRVHIESRCREMGFHYYCQIDYLAELMAKADFSLGAGGAAMWERCFLGLPSAVTVVAENQRQSTEEAAAYGAVWNVGWHADVKSDDYADIVYRAMTSSEQLKRMSRKAFELAGSMREYTVHPIVEALLEG from the coding sequence ATGATGAATATTTTATTTCGTGTCGATTCATCATTTCGTATAGGCACCGGCCATGTTATGCGCTGTTTGACATTGGCGAGGATGCTGAAAGAAGCCGGTTGTACGGTGTATTTTGCGATGAGGATGGGGCCAGGGGATTTGTGTGATGAGGTGGAACACGAGGGGTTTCCTGTGTTCCGTCTTGCTTACGATGGGCCTGTGATTCAGGAAGTGGATGCACAACGGACGATGGATGTCATTCGGCGGTTGCTCCAACCGATCGACTGGTGCATTGTCGATCATTATGAGCTTGATCGCCGCTGGGAAGAAAACGTGAAAGCCTATGTCGGTCGTGTGATGGTGATTGATGATTTAGCTAACCGACCTCATCAATGTGATATTTTGTTGGATCAAAACTATTACCAACAGGCGCAACAGCGGTATCATGGACTTGTGCCATCCGGTTGCCGTCTGTTTTTAGGCCCACAATATATGTTGTTGCGGCCGGAATTTGATGAGGCTAGACGATATGCACCGATTCGCAACGGACAAGTTCGGCGGCTGCTCTTGTTTTTTGGCGGGAGCGATCCGACGAATGAAACGGAGAAAGCATTGCATGCTTTAAAGGAGCTTGATTTTCGCCATTTGGACGTTGATGTTGTAGTAGGGAAAGCCAACTTGAATCGCGTTCACATAGAATCAAGGTGTCGGGAAATGGGATTCCACTATTATTGTCAAATTGATTACCTTGCCGAACTGATGGCAAAGGCGGATTTTTCGCTTGGAGCTGGCGGCGCAGCGATGTGGGAACGTTGCTTTCTCGGCTTGCCCTCTGCGGTGACGGTGGTGGCGGAAAATCAGAGGCAATCGACGGAAGAGGCCGCTGCATACGGAGCGGTGTGGAATGTCGGCTGGCATGCGGATGTAAAATCGGATGACTATGCCGATATTGTATATAGAGCGATGACTTCATCGGAACAACTGAAGCGTATGAGCCGCAAAGCATTCGAATTGGCGGGAAGTATGAGAGAATATACTGTACACCCTATCGTCGAGGCATTATTGGAGGGATGA
- a CDS encoding HAD family hydrolase, translating into MIYSGYIFDLDDTLYCEHDYVKSGFWVVANELANYRLDIDVSEIYEMLIDEWKRNGRGRVFDEVCRRLDIDMDISHLVRLYRGHVPNISLYDDAKKLIFYLKEKGKKLGIITDGNSTMQWAKVKALHLEKLFDYIIVTGDLGEEHWKPSETPYRKMVKHLHLDFADCVYIGDNPNKDFITAKKLGMGTVRIVRDVGDHMQTRLSREYEADYLIYSLTELIK; encoded by the coding sequence ATGATTTACAGTGGGTATATTTTTGACCTCGACGATACCCTATATTGTGAACATGATTACGTAAAATCAGGATTTTGGGTCGTGGCGAATGAGTTGGCGAATTATCGATTGGATATAGATGTAAGTGAAATTTACGAAATGCTCATTGATGAGTGGAAAAGAAATGGTCGCGGTCGAGTGTTTGATGAAGTATGTAGGCGATTAGATATCGATATGGATATTTCACATTTAGTTCGTCTTTATCGTGGACATGTTCCTAACATTTCTTTATATGATGATGCTAAGAAATTAATTTTCTATTTAAAAGAAAAAGGAAAAAAGTTAGGGATTATTACCGATGGAAATTCAACGATGCAATGGGCCAAAGTGAAGGCGCTTCATTTAGAGAAGCTGTTTGACTATATTATTGTCACTGGCGATTTAGGGGAGGAACATTGGAAACCTAGCGAGACTCCGTATCGAAAAATGGTTAAACATTTGCATTTAGATTTTGCCGATTGTGTATATATAGGAGATAATCCAAACAAAGATTTTATTACCGCTAAAAAACTAGGCATGGGGACCGTTCGTATCGTTCGCGATGTTGGTGATCATATGCAAACGAGGCTTTCCAGAGAATATGAAGCGGATTATTTAATTTATTCGTTAACTGAATTAATTAAATAA
- the pseI gene encoding pseudaminic acid synthase, whose translation MIKDIQIGHRLIGPNHKPFIIAEMSGNHNQSLERALAIVEAAAQAGVDAVKLQTYTADTMTLDIDEGDFFIDDPDSLWRGNSLYKLYQEAYTPWEWHEPIFRRCQELGLLAFSTPFDETAVDFLEELHVPAYKIASFENTDLPLIRKVASTGKPLIISTGMATAAELDETVRAARESGCQDLILLKCTSTYPATPENSNLATIPHMRELFQCQVGLSDHTMGVGVSVAAVALGATVIEKHFTLSRTEGGVDAAFSMEPHEMASLVVETERAWQSIGRVQYGPTKTEEASLKHRRSLYIVRDMKAGETLTKETVRAIRPGSGLPPKYFDQLLGKTVKRDVKKGTPVTWDLLL comes from the coding sequence TTGATCAAAGACATTCAAATTGGCCATCGTCTCATTGGGCCTAATCATAAACCATTTATTATTGCGGAAATGTCCGGCAATCATAACCAATCTTTAGAGAGAGCGTTGGCCATCGTGGAAGCCGCGGCGCAAGCAGGCGTCGATGCGGTGAAATTGCAGACGTATACGGCAGATACAATGACGCTTGATATTGATGAAGGTGATTTTTTTATTGATGACCCGGATAGCCTTTGGCGAGGGAATTCGCTTTACAAGCTCTATCAGGAAGCTTACACCCCTTGGGAATGGCATGAGCCGATTTTTCGACGTTGTCAAGAATTAGGGCTTCTTGCGTTCAGCACCCCTTTTGATGAAACGGCCGTTGATTTTTTAGAGGAACTCCATGTTCCGGCCTATAAAATCGCTTCGTTTGAAAACACGGATTTGCCTTTAATTCGCAAGGTGGCATCGACAGGCAAACCATTGATTATTTCAACAGGAATGGCAACGGCGGCCGAGTTGGATGAAACGGTCAGAGCAGCAAGGGAATCGGGATGCCAAGATTTGATTTTATTAAAATGTACAAGCACGTATCCGGCGACACCTGAGAACTCCAATTTGGCTACTATTCCGCATATGAGAGAGTTGTTTCAATGTCAAGTCGGGTTGTCTGACCATACCATGGGGGTCGGTGTCAGTGTCGCTGCCGTTGCGTTAGGGGCCACCGTCATTGAGAAGCACTTTACCCTTTCACGCACCGAAGGAGGGGTGGACGCGGCGTTTTCAATGGAACCCCATGAAATGGCCTCCTTAGTTGTCGAAACGGAACGGGCATGGCAAAGCATCGGACGGGTTCAATACGGCCCCACGAAAACGGAAGAAGCCTCGCTGAAACATCGGCGGTCGTTATACATTGTGCGCGATATGAAAGCAGGAGAGACGCTGACGAAGGAAACCGTTCGGGCGATTCGTCCTGGAAGTGGATTACCGCCGAAATATTTCGACCAGCTGCTTGGAAAAACGGTGAAACGTGATGTAAAAAAAGGAACACCGGTGACATGGGATTTATTATTGTAA